ATGCAAACGCTAGAGATGCCAAGGCTGCTATTCCAAAACCAGCAGTTATTAGTCTTCTCTTCCCAATATAATCTGAGTAAGCACCGAGGGGATATGCAGAGAGAGCATAAATCAAGTTGAAAAGTGCATAGAATCCTAATCCCTGAACTACTGTGAGACCAAGCTCTTCAGCCTTCCAGAGAGTGAAAGCATAACTGTACCTCCCTAAGGCACCTATTGCAACTATGATCAAGAACATTTGAAGATTTCTTGACCTCAATGCAGATATCCCTTTTATTTTCTTTCTAACTTCTCCACCTTTATCAACAACGAATAGCAGGACTATCAACACTCCTATTAGTCCAGGAAGTGCTGAAATTAGGAAGATTCTTCTGTATGCAGTAACCCTTGGAATGTTTGCAAAGAGTGAGATTAACGCTATAGATACTAATGGGCCCGCAACTGCTCCAAGAGTATCCATCATCCTATGAAAGCCAAAAGATTTTCCTGTTTTTCCTTTTTCGCTAGATTCAGCTATCAGGGCATCTCTGGGAGCAGTTCTTATTCCTTTTCCGATTCTGTCAATTATTCTCAGTCCAACAAACTCCCACCAACTACTTATGAAGGCAAGGGATCCCTTAGCAATTGCAGAAAGAGTATATCCGAGAGCAACGAACACCTTCCTCTTCCTGAACTTGTCACTGAAGTACCCGAATAGAACTTTGAAGAGTGAGCTCAAACTTTCTATGAGCCCCATTATTGATCCACTCAAAGCTTTCCCTATCCCAAGGATATCTGTTAAGTAAGTTGGAACTATTGGCATTATCATTTCACTGCTCATGTCATTAAGAAAGCTGACCAGTCCCAGAAGAAATACATTCCAGCTTATTCCAAATATCTTTCTTTCCTCCCTACTCATCGTTATCACCTAAGATTTCACTACAGAGCTCTCTAACTTTCTTTTTTCCCTCTTCAAGCACTTTAACACCCTCTTCTGTTATCTCATAAATTCTGATCCTCTTTCCATTCCTAACCTCCCATCTGCTATGGAGAAGGCCCTCCTCCTCAAGAGAATGGAGCAGGGGATAAATCGTTCCGGGGCTTATGGAGTAGCCGTGTCTTTCGAGCTCTTTCATAATAAAAGTCCCTGTTATGCCCTCTTTCTTTGCATGGTGAAGTATGTGGAGTGTTAGAAAGTCTCGGTATTTCATATCGAACACCGATATCGAAATTCGATATTGCCTTATAAAGTTTTCTTTATAAGCCCATAAAAAAGAGCATAAGTTGGGGATAGGAATGAAGATAAAGCTTGAACATGGTGCCGGAGGAGAGTTAATGGAAGAGTTAATCCGAACGGTAATTCTAAAGAACATAAAGATTAGCTCTGCAGGCGGAATAGGGCTTGAGGCATTGGATGATGGGGCTACAATACCACTTGGAGACGAGCATATAGTGTTCACGATAGACGGGCATACAGTCAAGCCGATATTTTTCCCCGGCGGGGATATAGGAAGATTAGCGGTTAGCGGGACAGTCAACGATCTTGCCGTAATGGGAGCAAAACCACTAGCTTTGGCAAGCTCTCTCATAATTGGGGAAGGGTTTGAAGTGAGCGACCTGGAGAGGATATTAAAATCGATGAACGATACAGCTCAAGAAGTTCCTGTTCCGATAATTACAGGTGATACAAAGGTCGTTGAAGATGAAATTGGAATATTCGTGATAACAGCGGGAGTTGGGATTACCCAGAGGCCGATAACGGATTCAGGAGCTAAAATTGGAGATCTTGTTCTAGTAAGCGGAACAATTGGAGACCATGGAATTGCCCTCATGAGCCACAGGGAAGGGATATCCTTTGAAACAGAACTTAAGAGTGACGTTTCTCCAATATGGGATGTTGTCGAAGCAGTGGCTAAGGAAATAGGGTGGGAGAATATTCATGCAATGAAGGATCCCACCAGAGGAGGTTTAAGTAACGCCCTTAATGAAATGGCCAGAAAAGCTAACGTTGGAATTCTGGTGAGGGAGAACGATATTCCAATAAAACCCGAAGTTAAAGCTGCAAGTGAAATGCTTGGAATAAGTCCCTACGAAGTTGCCAATGAAGGAAAGGTTGTTATGATAGTCTCCAAGGAGTACGGAGAAGACGCCCTTGAGGCTATGAAAAAGCTTGAAAAGGGAAAAAATGCTGCAATAATTGGAGAAGTAATTAAAGAGTATCCTGGAAAAGTTATACTCGAGACGGGAATTGGCGGAAAAAGATTCATGGAACCTCCAATTGGAGATCCCGTTCCAAGAGTCTGTTAATGCTTCAACTTCTTAAAGTTCTTGTCCATCTTTTCCATTTCCCTCCACTGTCTTCCGGGCCAGTAAATCTGTCCACAATTTGTGCACATATAGAACTCGTCGTAGGCTTCATAAACCTTGGGCGGAACTTTACCAGCTACATCCTCTTTCTTCACTCTAACTATTACTCCATTGCACTTAGGACACCTAGCATTCTCTGGAAACAGTTCCCCAAATTCAACCCCCTCATCCATAAGTTGCCTTATCTGCTCTTCCAGGGAATTTGACATTATTAGAATAGCCTTTACACCAAGCTTTTTTGCCCTTTCAACAAGGCCAGAATCCCTCGTCAGAATTATCCTGCCATCTTTTCTTGCTATCTTCACTATTTCTTCATCCTCTTTAATTCCATAGAGTGTATCATAACCATAAAGCCTCAGCCACCTTGCGAGTCTTCCAAGCATCATATCTGCTATGAACTTCATCGCCCAAATTTTTAGCTTCCCTCTTAAACAGGTTTTCCACCAATAAATTTAATTACCTTCATATGTATTTAATTTCAGGTGAGAAGATGAAGCTTATAAAAAACTTTCCTCCTAGCCTTTTCGCAAGCGTTATGGGAACTGGAGCCCTTGCAATTACGAGCAAAATGCTCTCAAAAGATTTTCAACAGCTAGAAGTGGTATCAAAAGCTCTTACTTACCTAAACCTAGCACTCTTTTTAGTTCTCCTAATTCCATGGGTAGCAAGATGGGTTCTCTATAAAGAGGATGCCCTAAAAGACTTAAGACATCCTGTAGTTTCTCATTTTTATGGAACAATAGCGATAGCAATGCTGATACTCTCTGCCGACCTTAGAATAGTTCTCAATTTGAAATCAGCTTATTACCTGTGGATTGCAGGAGTTATCATGACCATCGTATTTTCCCTTCTAATACCATACATAATGTTTACCGAGGAAGAGGTTAACATAAAAGCAATTGGACCAGCATGGTTTATTCCGCCAGTTGGGCTTATAGTTATTCCAATGACATGTCTCTACCCAAGAAGTGGCTTAATTGAGATGTTACTCTACTTCTCATGGAGCTCAGGCTTTTTCTTATACTTGGCGTTATTTTCCATAGTCATGCTTAGGTTCATAAGACACGAACCTCTACCATGTGGCTTGGCACCTTCTATCTGGATAAACCTTGGTCCTATCGGGGCTGGAACTGCATCTCTCTTGGCACTTTTGAACGGTGAATTAAAACTTCTTGGGGCTCTTCTCTGGGGTTTTGGAGTTTGGTGGCTCATAATGGCAATATTGCTAACTCTCTACTATCTCAGAAGGCTATCCCTCCCCTACAGTATCGCATGGTGGGCTTTCATCTTCCCATTAGGTGCTTACACTTCCGCAACGCTTAAAGTTGCTTCAATAACTGGAAATATTTTGATAAAAGAGTTTGGGATGGTTTTATATCTCCTTTTGTGGGCGTTGTGGATCATAACCTCTATAAGGAGCATAGTACATCTGGGAAAGATTATTGCAGGCGACTAACATCCCCCAAGGGCTTTCAAAAGAAAAGTAACTTTCCCTTTCTCCCACTTTATTAATACTTCTTAAAACTAATTAAAACTAAGTTAAGTAAGTTTGATAAGAGTAGGGAAAGACTTAATTTAAATTAGGTAATCATCTAAATGGTGAGATAGCCATGGAAAGAGTTGTGCAAATCCTAAAGGAAATCCTAGAAATACCTTCCCCAACGGGTTATACTAAAGAGATAATGGCATACCTAGAGAAATTTATGAAGGAAAACAACGTGAACTACCATTTTACTAACAAGGGGGCGTTGATAGCTGGAAATCATCCCAGACCTGAGCTCGTTGTGATAACCCACGTGGACACGTTAGGGGCAATGGTTAAGGAAATACTTCCAGATGGGCATATAGCATTCTCAAGAATAGGGGGGTTAGTTCTACCTGTATTTGAGGGGGAGTATTGCACGATAATAACGAGGAAAGGGAGAAAGTTCAGAGGAACATTATTACTTAAAAACCCAAGTGCTCACGTGAATAAAGAGGTTGGAAAGAAGGAGAGAAAGGAAGAAAACATGTATATAAGGCTGGATGAGCTGGTAGAGAAAAAGGATGACACAGAAAAACTCGGAATAAGACCTGGAGACTTCATAGCGTTTGATCCAAAATTTGAGTACGTTAACGGCTTCATAAAGGCCCACTTCTTGGACGATAAGGCAAGTGTTGCCGTAGTTCTTGACCTTATCTTAGATCTAAAGGATAAGCTTGACAATATCCCCGTGGCGTTCTTCTTTTCACCGTATGAGGAAGTTGGACATGGAGGCTCAGCTGGCTACCCGAAGTCGACAAAAGAGTTACTAGTCGTTGATATGGGGGTGGTTGGAGAGGGCGTTTACGGGAGAGAAACCGCAGTTTCTATAGCAGCTAAAGACTCCACAGGACCTTATGACTACGACATGACTACCCGGTTAATAGAGCTTGCTGAAGATAAGGGAATTCCCTACGTGGTTGATGTATTCCCATACTACGGTTCAGATGGCTCGGCGGCATTGAGGGCAGGATGGGACTTTAAGGTGGCTCTCATAGGACCAGGAGTTCATGCGAGTCATGGAATGGAAAGGACACATGTGAGAGGACTATACGCTACAAAAGACCTAATAAGGGCTTACATAGAGGATAAGTTTGGAGTTCCGATTTAGTTAGTCACAGAATGTCTCTATTATCCTCTGTATTATTTTACTTGTTTTAGCCCTATCTGCCTTATACAAATAAGGAAGCCTGATGACCTCGACATTTAACCCTTCCTTCTTAAGCTTCTTTTTCAAATCTTCACAGCTGAAGTCTTGATCAGGGCCAAGGGCTATTATGTCGGGTTTGAGCCGTTTTATCGTCTCTAAACTGACCTCACCGGGTTCTCCAATTACAACGTCATCAACATACTTTATGGCCCTAAGGACTTCTGCCCTATCTTCTGCGGGATTTATTGGAGGTCTCCCCTTCCTTCTCTTCACGGTTTCATCGTGGGCGACTATAACTATAAGCTCATCACCAAGCTCCTTGGCCATCTTTAGAAAGTGAATATGACCAACGTGGATTATATCAAAAACTCCTCCAACCACCACCCTTATCTTGCGGTTATTTCCCATATTTTATCCCTCGCATGATGGATTACCTTAACAGCCTTGCCCCTGTTTTTCTCTTTCATGGCTTTCCCGCTCATAAGAGCTATTCCTATCGCCAGCGGTCTTCCATAATTTTCCTCAATTATGAAAACAAAGTCTCCTTCTTTTATATTCTCGTCTGCATCAACTATTCCTGGGGCCATTACATCGGCTCCATTAAGTATGTGGGGAACGGCCCCTTCATCAACAACAACTCTTCTTGGCCACTTCTTTAAGTCTTCCTCGTCCGAAAGATTATACAGGGCTATGACAAGGGGAAATATAAGGTCTTTCCTCCTTATAAACATAGGCCTGTCATTGACAAGAATTATTTCAGTAGTTTTATCAAATTCTGCAACTTTCACGTCATCCTTCTTTTTGAGCATCTTCTGAGCTATCTCCTCACCGAACATTTCACCTAGTTGCCGTATTATTGCCTTAACTTCCTTCTTGCTCAATGGATGCTTAATCCTCAACTCCATTTTCCATCCCCTTTAAATTTAATTGACAATCTCCTCGTACAACTTTCTAGCGGCGTCCCTTGGATTTTCGGCATTGTATATGGATCTTCCAACAATTATATAATCAGCCCCAGCCTCCATAGCCTCTTTGGCCTTTCCTCCCTGCGCTCCTATTCCTGGTGTTAGAATCTTTATACTCCTCTTTAATTTTCCTCTGATGTACCTAATCCTCTCAGGTCTTGTACCCGGAGCTATAACACCAAAAGGCTCAACTTCATTTGCCATTTCTATAAATTTATCTGTTAAGGGGTTTATGAACTCTAACGCACCAGGATGGCTCATTTCAACGATCATTATTATTTGGCCAAGCTCTTTGACCGCAAGAACGCTATCCTTTCCAACGAAAGAATGAACTATGACATAATCGGCACCGGCTCCATAAATCTTCCTCGCTACAAGCCTGTTTGTGTTTGGAATGTCTGCGAGCTTTAAATCCGCTATTATCGGAAGACCTATCCCATCTTTTAATTCCCTTATTATGCTTATGCCACTTCCTATTATCAGAGGCCAGTTGACTTTGATCATTGATATATAATCCTTAACTTCCTTAGCAATTTTTATCGCTCTTTCCCTTTCATAGACATCTAAGGCGAGAATTATCACTTGATCACCTCCATTAACTCCTGAGGAATACTGTCTTCTTTCATGACGAGTGCTACATGAATAGCTGCTCTCAAGGCCTTTCCGGGGCTGTCTGCCCAGGCTATTACAATGGCATCTCCTTCTTTATAATAACCTGAAAGCTTCTCAACTATTTCTGGATATGTTTCTTTGAGCGGCCTCAGATCCTCGGGAAACACAATATCCCCGTCCTTCACTATCAGTATCATGGCTCCTTTAGCATCAAATCTTATAGCTTCGTCCCTGAGCTCTATTGATTTAAACTCACCTGGATTTTTCACAACAACGGCGAACGCTGGAAAATTCTCCACTTTGATTTCTATCGGCTCAGAAAATAACTCCTCAAGCTTGCCCTTGAGTTCCATACCTTCTTCAGTTAAGAAATGCCCTCTCTGTCTTGACTTTATGAGTCCAAGCTGAGTGAGCTTCCTTAAGAGGGTTCTTATAGTTCCCTCCCCCAGTTCTAACTTTTCTGCCATTTGCTTTCTTCCAACTGGATCCTTAAGCATGAATATTACTGCAAAGGCATCTTCAAGGGTGTATTCGGGGTATGCCCCCCGCCTCCGTTCCACTCTCACCACCAAATCAAAACTTTGCTTGGAAACTAAATAAAGTTTAACCTAGGGCCCAGAAACCTTTAAAAGGAGGTAAAAGAGAATTCAAAAAAGAACACTTCTGGAGGTGTTAGAAGATGAAAGAGATAGTAGAGAGGGTTAAAGCCAAAACAAAGATACCAGTTTATGAGAGAAGCGTAGAAAACGTATTGTCTGCCATTTTAGCGAGCAGTGATATCTGGAGAATAGTCGACCTCAGTGAAGAACCTCTTCCTCTCGTCGTTGCAATCCTAGAAGCTTTAAATGAGCTGGGTTATGTTGACTTTAAGGATGGAGTCAAGCTAACAGAAAAGGGAGAAAATCTTATAGCAGAGTACGGAATTGGGAAGAGGTACGATTACACATGCCCACACTGCCAAGGTAAAACAGTTGATCTCCAAGCCTTTGCTGACCTATTGGAGCAATTCAGAGAAATCGTAAAGGACAGGCCAGAACCAGTCCATGAATATGACCAGGCTTATGTGACCCCTGAAACGACCGTAGCAAGGGTTATACTAATGCACACGAGAGGAGATCTAGAGAACAAAGAAGTTTTTGTTCTTGGCGATGACGACTTAACGAGTGTTGCCCTAATGCTATCAGGTTTACCAAAGAGAATAGCCGTTCTCGACATAGACGAGAGGCTAATCAAGTTCATAGAAAAAGTTGCCGATGAGATTGGGTACAATGACATCGAAATATTCACCTTTGACCTGAGAAAGCCCTTGCCGGATTATGCTCTTCACAAGTTTGACACCTTCATAACGGATCCTCCAGAAACCGTTAAGGCAATAAGAGCCTTCGTTGGAAGAGGAATAGCAACACTCAAAGGTCCAAGATGTGCCGGATACTTTGGAATTACTAGGAGAGAAAGCTCTCTAGACAAGTGGAGGGAAATTCAGAAGTTGTTGATAAATGAGTTCAATGTTGTTATAACAGACATAATAAGGAACTTCAACGAATACGTAAACTGGGGATACGCTGAAGAGACTAGAGCTTGGAAGCTCATCCCAATTAAGAAGCTCCCAGAGTATAACTGGTACAAGAGCTATATGTTCAGGATTGAGACATTAGAGGGCTCAAGAGGATACGAAGAGGAAATAACTGATGAGGATATTTACAACGATGAAGAGGCATCAACAACATGATATTTCCACTTTCTTCCTTATACTTTGCTTTATGTAAAAAAAGTATAAGAGAAGAAAACTGCTTCACTTGATAATAACTTCGGCAAAGTTCGTGAACTCATCGAAATCCGTCCACTCATTGTCACTGTCGTGAAGTGCTGGTTGGTCTGGAAGTGCGTCTACAGCTGAATCCCCAATCCCTTGCCCTGTTATGTATGCGACTATGTAAATCTTCTCTGGCTTTCCACCGAGAACCTTCCATGGTATTGCTATTTCAAGTGTTTGCAGTCCGTCATCTCCACCACTGTAGGCATAGAATGCATACTTATCAAGCTTAAGATACTCCCAAGTTCCATTTCTCCAGATAGCTAAGTTGGCAGATGTTATATTGTTAGTACCTGGGCTTCCGAAGAACTCTCCATTCCAGAATAGGTATATCTGTGCATCTATTCCTCTCGTGAAGTCGATGTTCCTTCCCCATGCGTCTCCTCCGGTGGTATAGCCACCTTCCTTATAATCAAGGGAAATTCCGTAGGCTATTCTCCATGAAGCCTTGTTATTAGTCCTTAAAGCCAGATACAAGAAGTTGTCGTCGTAGTCTACATAAAGAGCTTTTAGATCGGCGCCTTCTTGTCCAAATCCAGTAGTATCCTCCACAAGTGGCTTTACACTCCAATCTGTTAAGTTGCCATCAATGTTCTTCTTTAACTCCTTCTTTAACTCCTGCATTTCTCTAGCCCATTCCAGTTCTTTAGAAGTTATAATCTCTATTATCCGTTGAAGCTTGGCGTTTATCCTAATAAGGCCCGTATATGCCCTGTATATCTTAACAGCAGTTGATATTGTGAATTTTCCTGAATTAACATCTCTTACTGCCTCATTGTATAATCTCTCGAGCTCGTAAACTTTTGAAGTGAGCTCTTCGATTTCTTTGGTAAACTCTGCGGGAACACTTAATGAGCTGAGGTTTTGGAGAAGTATAGAGTACTTGGCATACTCTGTCTGGAACCTAGATAGTCCATAGTACCTTGCAACATCCATAAATGCGTTAACGTTTCTCCTTCTCTCCTCAGCTAACCTCTCTTCAAGGTAGTTAATTACTTCCCCTCTCTCGACCCCAGCATTAAAAGTTATCTTTATGTAATAGTCAGGTATGTTATCTTTAAGTTCCTCTTCTGTTGAGGCTTCTGAAATTGTATCCACAATGTCGCTTATATCGTCGTTTGCAAAGGGATCTCCAAAGTTCCAAACTGCAGGACCATAGCTAAATGCTGTTGCAACCTGTAACTTGATAGTTTCTGAATTGTTTATTGCGGATAATGGAATCCTTATCTCTATCGTGTTCATATCTAAGTTAATTCCGACGATTGCATCACTGACTTGTATTATGTTCCCGTCTGAATCTAGTATGTAGAATAATGAAGATTTTGACGAACCTGGTCCTGCAACTACCTCCTTCTCCCCAGAATATTCACTACTGGCAAGATTTACGACAATCTGAATATCCCACGGAATTATCGTCTTAGTATCCATGTCTCCAGCGAACCAATATACACCACCGGCTTTGTAGTCTATTGGAATCGCAACAAATGTTGCCCCGTTGTCTCCAATCTTTATATTGCTCATATTTTCAAACATTAGTAGGAAGTATACGTACTTCTCGTCTTTTGTCACTCCAAACTCAACTAGGTCTGAATGTTCAGAACTCTTCCCGGGAAGGTACGGATCTTTATCTTTTCTTTGATCTCCAACTGCATCCTTCCAGATGAAGTATCCACTAGTAACTTCGTAGGAATTATCAGTTAAAGAAACCTTTGGCCAATCATCTGGATTTCCATCCACATCTACCTTTCCAACCCAGACAACGCTCACGTCTAAACTGTATTCGTTATTGTTTTCATTGAGTTCTAATACTGAATTCTCTTCATCAACAACGGCCTTTATAGTGTAATCTCCCACACTTGTAGGAGTCCAGTTGAAGGTTATCGTCTTTTCTTCTCTCGCATCTACGGAAATAGTCCAGTTCTTATAGAGAGTGTTGTTGATGTAAACCTTAACCGTCGTTTCTGAAATTGGAAGATCTCCTAAGTTTCTAACGTGTACAGAGTACTCCGCCTCCCTATTCACCCCGACAACAGTTGGGCCTGAGATGGTAACTGTAAGATCAGGGAATTCAAATGTCGTCGCTAGCATACTAAACACATCTTCATCTGTCCACTCACTCCCGATGTTCGAGTAATCAATAGCTGGATCATAGGGAGCAGTGTCAACGGCGCTACTCCCATCACCTCCGGTAACCCAGGCTATAATGGCAAACCTTTCTTTGAAGCCACCGAGAGCGCTCCAGGGTATCTTTATCTCTAGTGTTTGTAGCCCCGTAGTAGTATCGCCAGTATAGGCAAATTCTCCGCCAACTTCGCTTATACTCTTGTAATCCCATCCCTCACCAGTCCAAGTTATGAAATTATCGGCCGTTATTCCAGAAGATCCGCTCCACCAGAAGTAAATCTCATAATCTATGGCAAATCCAGAGAATGTTATTTTCCTTCCCCAAGCGTCTGTCTCCCCGACAGCGCTACTATATCCATTGTCACTTCCTGGATCTACGTCAATTCCAATTCCATATGCAACGTCCCAACTCTGAGAATTATTTGTTCTTATCGCGATGTACAAGTAATCCGCATCCCAGGAAACATATAGTGCCTCTATATCTGCTCCGGGGAGCCCACTTGGTAGTGAGGGAATCTTCTCATTTTCTGTCCAATCACTAAGATCTCCGTCAATGACTTTTGAAGATACTGAAACGACAGCTAAGTTAGTAAACGTATCGTCATCAGTCCACTCGCTTCCTATGTTGGAATAATCTATGGTAGGATCCACGGGAAGTGAGTCAACGGCACTACTACCATCTCCCCCGGCAATCCATGCAATGATGCCAATTTTTTCAGGTTTCTCACCAAAAGCACTCCAAGGAATTCTTATTTCTAGAGTCTGCAATCCATTACTCGAATCTCCCGAATATGCAAATTCTCCGCCAACTTCGCTTATACTCTTGTAATCCCATCCCTCACCAGTCCAAGTTATGAAATTATCGGCCGTTATTCCAGAAGATCCGCTCCACCAGAAGTAAATCTCGTAGTCGATTCCAAAATTATTCCCAAACGATATTTTCCTTCCCCAGGCGTCACTTGTTCCCTTGTATCCAGTCCCTGCACCTGGGTCTATGTCAATTCCAATTCCATATGCAACATCCCAACTCTGAGAATTATTAGTCTTAATTGCTATGTAGAGATAGTTCTCATCCCATGCAATGTAGAGCTTATCCAAATTGGCTCCTGCTAATCCTGAATCTTTCCCTATTGCAACAACATCAGCTTTTAGCCATTCCGTTAAGCTACTGTCTATTGTCTTTGTTCCATACATTGCAGCCACTGGTTGAAATACTGAGAATATCATAACAAGCACAAGTGAAATCCCAATTGTCCAACGCACTACACCCAAAAGTAATCACCTCAAGTGATACATTAATTCGCTGGACTTTATATATTTTATCTCTGTAAAAACTTTCACTAGAACAACCTAATACTGCATTAAAATGAGCATCTACATTTAAGAAAAAACGGAGGGAGAAAATGAAACTTTAAAACTAATTTAGAACTTTATCCCGCCAATCAATAATGCAAGAACGGCCTTTTGGGCATGGAGCCTGTTCTCGGCCTGATCCCAGACAACACTGTTTGGTGAATCAATAACATCATCAGTAACTTCCTCTCCCCTGTGGGCTGGTAGGCAGTGCATGAACATATAGTCCGGCTTTGCATGCTTGACTAGGTCCTTGTTCACTTGGAACGGCTTGAATATCTTTCTTCTCTCCTCAGCCTCGGCTTCTTGGCCCATTGAAGCCCACACGTCAGTATAGACAACATCGGCATCCTTAACCGCTTTAACAGGATCGTGGAGTAACTCGAAGCTTCCCCCACTCTCTGCGGCATTCTTTTCGGCCCACTTAATTACCTTCTCATCGGGCTCATATCCCTCGGGAGTAGCAACAACAACGTCAGCACCGAGCTTTGTTCCCGCTATCATGAGAGAGTGTGCGACGTTATTGCCGTCTCCAACATATGCAACTTTCACGCCTTGAATCCTGCCCTTCTTCTCCCAAATCGTCATATAGTCTGCCAAGGCTTGGCATGGATGTGAGAAGTCGCTGAGTCCGTTTATTACCGGAACTGATGCATACTTAGCGAGATCTTCGACGTCCTTATGATCATAAACCCTTGCCATTATAGCATCTACATACCTGCTGAGAACCCTTGCCGTATCAGCTATAGTCTCTCCCCTCCTAAGCTGTAGGTCTTGAGCGTTCAGATAGAGGGCATGCCCGCCAAGGTGAGCCATTGCAACTTCAAAGCTCACTCTAGTTCTTGTGGAGGGCTTCTGGAAGATCATTGCGAGTGTTTTGCCCTCAAGAAGTCTGTGAGGCTTTCCTATCTTCTGCCAAATCTTGAGCATCTTTGCGGTCTCGAGTATTGTCCATATCTCTTCCGGAGTGTAGTCCTGTAAACATAGAAGGTCTCTTCCGGCCAGGCTAACCACCATGTTCATCACCGCTAAAATGTTTTCAGGCATTTTAATAACTCTTTCGTCAAAAAACCTGTTCATAAACCGAATATGTTTAGGAATAACGGGAGATATTGGTTTCCAAATGTAATGGGGATACCTATCTTATCTTGCTAATTTCAGTATCTCCTGTGGAGCACCGGCAATCTCTACGAGGTACTCTGCCTCAACTATATGAAGCCTTCCTGGAACTACGAGAACGTGAGGTTGCCTTCCGAAGTCCTCCTCTATTAAATCCCTAACGTACCCGGCCCTTATCGTTGGTTCTAAAGAGCCGGCCCTTGCCAAGACAACGACCAATGTGTTCGGGGTGAAAACACCCTCACCCTTCATTTCTTCAACTTTAAGTAGGAGCTCCATAGCTTCATTGGCCGTCATGTATTTTCCCTTTTCAGCT
This is a stretch of genomic DNA from Pyrococcus sp. ST04. It encodes these proteins:
- a CDS encoding DUF4443 domain-containing protein, which translates into the protein MERRRGAYPEYTLEDAFAVIFMLKDPVGRKQMAEKLELGEGTIRTLLRKLTQLGLIKSRQRGHFLTEEGMELKGKLEELFSEPIEIKVENFPAFAVVVKNPGEFKSIELRDEAIRFDAKGAMILIVKDGDIVFPEDLRPLKETYPEIVEKLSGYYKEGDAIVIAWADSPGKALRAAIHVALVMKEDSIPQELMEVIK
- the bpsA gene encoding N(4)-bis(aminopropyl)spermidine synthase, which translates into the protein MKEIVERVKAKTKIPVYERSVENVLSAILASSDIWRIVDLSEEPLPLVVAILEALNELGYVDFKDGVKLTEKGENLIAEYGIGKRYDYTCPHCQGKTVDLQAFADLLEQFREIVKDRPEPVHEYDQAYVTPETTVARVILMHTRGDLENKEVFVLGDDDLTSVALMLSGLPKRIAVLDIDERLIKFIEKVADEIGYNDIEIFTFDLRKPLPDYALHKFDTFITDPPETVKAIRAFVGRGIATLKGPRCAGYFGITRRESSLDKWREIQKLLINEFNVVITDIIRNFNEYVNWGYAEETRAWKLIPIKKLPEYNWYKSYMFRIETLEGSRGYEEEITDEDIYNDEEASTT
- a CDS encoding CARDB domain-containing protein, coding for MRWTIGISLVLVMIFSVFQPVAAMYGTKTIDSSLTEWLKADVVAIGKDSGLAGANLDKLYIAWDENYLYIAIKTNNSQSWDVAYGIGIDIDPGAGTGYKGTSDAWGRKISFGNNFGIDYEIYFWWSGSSGITADNFITWTGEGWDYKSISEVGGEFAYSGDSSNGLQTLEIRIPWSAFGEKPEKIGIIAWIAGGDGSSAVDSLPVDPTIDYSNIGSEWTDDDTFTNLAVVSVSSKVIDGDLSDWTENEKIPSLPSGLPGADIEALYVSWDADYLYIAIRTNNSQSWDVAYGIGIDVDPGSDNGYSSAVGETDAWGRKITFSGFAIDYEIYFWWSGSSGITADNFITWTGEGWDYKSISEVGGEFAYTGDTTTGLQTLEIKIPWSALGGFKERFAIIAWVTGGDGSSAVDTAPYDPAIDYSNIGSEWTDEDVFSMLATTFEFPDLTVTISGPTVVGVNREAEYSVHVRNLGDLPISETTVKVYINNTLYKNWTISVDAREEKTITFNWTPTSVGDYTIKAVVDEENSVLELNENNNEYSLDVSVVWVGKVDVDGNPDDWPKVSLTDNSYEVTSGYFIWKDAVGDQRKDKDPYLPGKSSEHSDLVEFGVTKDEKYVYFLLMFENMSNIKIGDNGATFVAIPIDYKAGGVYWFAGDMDTKTIIPWDIQIVVNLASSEYSGEKEVVAGPGSSKSSLFYILDSDGNIIQVSDAIVGINLDMNTIEIRIPLSAINNSETIKLQVATAFSYGPAVWNFGDPFANDDISDIVDTISEASTEEELKDNIPDYYIKITFNAGVERGEVINYLEERLAEERRRNVNAFMDVARYYGLSRFQTEYAKYSILLQNLSSLSVPAEFTKEIEELTSKVYELERLYNEAVRDVNSGKFTISTAVKIYRAYTGLIRINAKLQRIIEIITSKELEWAREMQELKKELKKNIDGNLTDWSVKPLVEDTTGFGQEGADLKALYVDYDDNFLYLALRTNNKASWRIAYGISLDYKEGGYTTGGDAWGRNIDFTRGIDAQIYLFWNGEFFGSPGTNNITSANLAIWRNGTWEYLKLDKYAFYAYSGGDDGLQTLEIAIPWKVLGGKPEKIYIVAYITGQGIGDSAVDALPDQPALHDSDNEWTDFDEFTNFAEVIIK
- the argF gene encoding ornithine carbamoyltransferase, which codes for MVVSLAGRDLLCLQDYTPEEIWTILETAKMLKIWQKIGKPHRLLEGKTLAMIFQKPSTRTRVSFEVAMAHLGGHALYLNAQDLQLRRGETIADTARVLSRYVDAIMARVYDHKDVEDLAKYASVPVINGLSDFSHPCQALADYMTIWEKKGRIQGVKVAYVGDGNNVAHSLMIAGTKLGADVVVATPEGYEPDEKVIKWAEKNAAESGGSFELLHDPVKAVKDADVVYTDVWASMGQEAEAEERRKIFKPFQVNKDLVKHAKPDYMFMHCLPAHRGEEVTDDVIDSPNSVVWDQAENRLHAQKAVLALLIGGIKF